In Hoplias malabaricus isolate fHopMal1 chromosome 6, fHopMal1.hap1, whole genome shotgun sequence, a single window of DNA contains:
- the cd164l2 gene encoding CD164 sialomucin-like 2 protein, giving the protein MRCVAVALCCTVLLMQLITTSSQTADYSSSGDCSQFSSCGSCTSGDPTLNLTRCIWRSCDNDNDTRCISDTEDSGDCAVYNDTSSCPINGGPDDSGSDDSSSGSVPQFSQASFDMASFIGGIILVLVLQAGAFFAMRFLKTKDSTYETIDQAQ; this is encoded by the exons ATGAGGTGTGTAGCAGTTGCTCTGTGTTGTACAGTGCTGCTAATGCAGCTGATCACGACCAGTTCACAAACTGCAG ATTATTCATCCAGTGGAGACTGTTCGCAGTTCAGTTCATGTGGTAGCTGCACCAGTGGAGACCCCACCCTCAATCTCACACGCTGCATCTGGAGAAGCTGTGACAATG ACAATGACACACGCTGCATTTCTGACACTGAAGATTCTGGAGACTGTGCAGTGTACAATGACACCAGCTCCTGCCCAA TTAATGGGGGTCCTGATGACAGTGGTTCAG atgACTCCTCTTCTGGCTCTGTGCCACAGTTTTCTCAGGCTTCTTTTGACATGGCCAGCTTTATAGGGGGAATCATACTGGTACTGGTGCTCCAGGCAGGGGCCTTCTTTGCCATGCGATTCCTCAAGACCAAGGACAGTACCTATGAGACCAT tgATCAAGCCCAGTGA